A window of Paenibacillus antri genomic DNA:
CTCGGGAACGACCGACATCGCGGCATGGGCCGGCAAGTCGCTTCGCAGCATCCCCACCTTCCGGGCGACTCCCGAAGCGCCGCTGACCGTGGAAGTCGATCGAGTTTCGCTTGACGGATCGGGTACCGGTTACCGCAGCGCCGTCTGGTTATATGTCGGCCCGTCGCAATATATTCATTTCGCCCAGAGCGGCGAGTTTAACAGGTGGGTATTCAACAAAGACGGAAGCGGCGATAATTTGGTATGGAACGACGGCGACCGGGGCAATCACCGGATGAAAATGGTTCATGACGGCAGCACCGTGAAGTTTTACATCGACGACATCGAGCGCGCAAGCACGCCGGTAACCTGGAATACCGACATCAAGATTATTCTGACAGGCGAGGCGTGTCTGGTCGGCGATACGGTGAATGCGGAATTCGATAATCTCTCAGTCTATAAAGATAGCGCGCCTTAACGAAGATACGGCAAAGTAACGGAAATAAGGGCGGGGGGACTGCTGTGGGCAGTCCTCCTTTTTCGTTATGGCGACGCTTGGAAGTGGATACATCTACGCGCACATGATTGGGGAATAAATTGGAAACAATGGGGTGAGAGATGTTACATAGGGAGGATTCGCGATGAACTGGAACGGTTGGACGTTAGAGCGCATCGTCATTTTATTCGTTTCTTTAGCTTATCTGATGATGTGGGTTCAAGTGGGTTTGTTTCATTATAGACAAAACTTCCATCACAAGGCGATGTGGTCGCCGATCCTCGTATCGCCGCTGCTTTTTTGCAGTGGAATCGTACTCACATTCTACAATGCGGCTTGGACGACCAACCTATTTATTGCCATGTTAATCGTGGGGGCGATCGTCGGCCTTGTGGGCTTCTACCTCCACTGGAGAGGGGTCGGGGTGCGCGTAGGCGGGTATGCGTTACGTAACTTCCTAATAGGTCCGCCTGTCGTGCTGCCATTGATGTTTACTGCAGTATCCGGACTGGGCTTACTAGCCGTGTTTTGGTAAAGGAGATATTGGATGAAACGGGACCTGCCTAACGCCACGCGTTATGAAGATTATAATGTTATGGATCAGCAAGAGCACTGGGACGACCATACAAGGAGCATCGTGGAGCGTCGTCTTGAGCTCGAGAGTCGCTTGCAGGTTTTCCATCCGGAGAAAGCCGCCTGTATGCAAGCCATATGCGCCTGTATCGTAGACGATTACCGGCCGGAGATCATAGGGTTTATCGTTCAGCATATCGACCAAACCTTACACCAAACGATCGGCGAAAGCGACAGGAAGGTAAACGTCCCGGAAGCAAAACCATTGATCCTAGCCGGGCTTACGGCGGTAGAACAGACGGCCATATTGAAGCGCGGGAAAGCTTTTCCTTCGCTCGCCAAGACGGAGCAGTCGAGCATGCTGAAAGAAAGAAGGTCGCGCGGAACCGGCCGTTATATGGGAAGGTGTGCCGCAAAAACCGCTCTTCGCGAAGTGGTTAACCATGACGCTCGAAGCCTATTATTCCCATCCTGCCGTATGGTCCGAGATCGGCTATGGCGGTCCGGCGTACCCGAGAGGGTACGTTCGAACCCAACTGGGGCAGCTTGATCCGTGGGAGGCTCATACGAAGCAGCCGGAAGGAGGGAAAGGGAATGCTTCAACGTAAGTACGGAGACGAGGAAGCGGATGTCGTGATCGTCGGCGCCGGGACTGCCGGCGGCATCCTCTCGAAAGAATTGGCCGAAGCCGGAATGAAGGTCGTTCTTTTAGAAGCAGGGCCGTTATACGATCCTCAGGATGACTTTGCGAGCGACGAGTTGGCAATGACCAGACTGGGGTGGCAGGAAACAAGAATCGTAGACGGGAAAGACCCGCTCCAAATGGGTCATAACAACTCCGGCCGCGGCGTAGGCGGGGGAAGCTTGCATTGGACAGGGGTCGCGCTTCGGTTTCATGACGCAGATTTCAATGCCCGCACGCTGGATGGAGTCGCGGACAATTGGCCGATCAATTATTGGGACTTGGAGCCGTATTACGATCGAATCGAGAAGGAAATCGCTGTATCCGGACCCAAGTATTTTCCGTGGGGGAACTTTCATGGGCCTTACCCATATCCGGAGAGGGAACCGTTAAGTCCGAATGCGTACATGTTCCGAAACGGCTGCGATAAATTAGGCATCCGGAGCGTAGTCTCGCCGTTGGCGATTTTATCCGCCCCGTTCGAAGGACGTCCTCCGTGCATCAATCGGGGGTTCTGCAATCAAGGGTGCATGCCGAATTCGAAATACAGCTCATTGATCGTCCATATCCCTAAGGCGTTAAAGGCCGGCTTAGAGCTGCTTCCGGATTGTATGGTAACCGGCATCGATATGGGTAAGGACGGCAGAGCGCAAGGGGTAACCTTCTTACATAAGGGAAAGACATACCGTCAACGGGCCAAGCTTGTGATCTTGTCGGCCTTCGTTGTGGAAACGCCCAGACTGTTACTTAATTCGGCTACGCCTCAATTTCCTGACGGATTGGCCAACAGCAGCGGTTGGGTAGGAAAAGCGGTAATGACGCACAGCAGTTACGACGTGTATGGTCGATTCGATCACGAAATCCGCTTGTACAAAGGTACGCCTGTCCTAGCCACTACGCAAGACTTCTACCGGACGGATCCCGGGCAAGATTTCGTCAGGGGTTATACACTGCATGCTCATGGCTCGCGCCCCGTCTCTTTCGCCAAAGCGATTTCCCAACACCAAGGAGGAACGTTGTGGGGAGAGGAGCTTCGCAGGACGATGCTGGATTATAATCACTATGGCCGGGTCACGATGGTCGGAGAGGTGCTTCCAAACCCAGATAATCATGTCGCGTTAACGGATGAAAAGGATGAATACGGCTTGCCGAGAGCGAAGGTAACCTTCAGCTATGGCGATAACGACAAGAAGCTCATTGATCATGCGGTTGGGAAAATGAAGTCCATCATTGAAGCCGAGGGAGGAGTGCCGGAATTCGTCGTATCCGACTCCGCTCACCTCATGGGGGGATGTAGAATGGGGGAGGACCCGGACACTTCGGTCGTCAATTCTTATGGACAAACGCACGACATTCCGAACCTATTCGTATGCGATGCGAGCATCTTCGTCACGTCGGGCGGCGGGAACCCTACGGAAACGGTAATGGCGCTTGCATTACGGACGGCTGACCATATCAAGGAAAAAGCGGGCAAGAACGAACTGTAGCGGTGCCGAAGACGATCATTCCGATAAAAGGGCAGAACCGAGCGAGTTGCGTCGGACCGCCCTTTTCTATTTAGAGAAGATCGCGTGCGCTTTCGTCCTCGGTGTAGATGGATATGAGCACGACGGCCGTATCCTCGCCGATGTTCCGGACCAAGTGGGGGGTGCACGCGTTCCAGCTGAACGAATCGCCTTCTTCGAATTCCGCCGCGTCTTCGCCTTGTTCCGCGTAGATTCTTCCCTTCATCACGACATGGACCTCCTCGCCCTCATGCGCATGCGGCTCGTCTCCCGTCGAAGTCCCGGGAGGGAACTCGACCAGCATCATGCGAACGTTCTTCGTCGAGCCCAAGTGTTCCACTTTTAATTGCTCGGAACCGCTGGTCGTCATTCTACGTTCCTCTTTTCGCACAATCCTCATGCGGTCCTCTTTCTTCAACAGCAAATAAGCCAAAGGCACTTTCAACGCCTTGGCGATGCTCTCCAGCGTCGCGATCGAGGGAGAGGTTTTGTTGTTTTCCATCTGGCTCATAAAGCCTTGGGACAAGCCGGTTTCTTCGCATATTTGGGCGATGGTGATATTTTTTCGCTTTCGGATCGCGCGTATGGTAGAGCCGATATCCATCCGATTACACCTCGTTAACATTTGTAATACAGAACATAATTTCATATTAGCAATTTTTCTATTGACATGCTAGCACGATCCATTGTAAATTACCCATATGAAATATAAATTATTATAACTAATAACCAACGAAGGAGAGAATAAGATGACAAAGACGGCAGTCGTTTCGGTAATGATGCGTGTGGCGATGGGGATTATCTTTTTATTTCACGGGGTAGCGAAGTTTCAAATGGGCTTAGGCAACGTTGACGCATGGTTCAGTTCGATCGGGATTCCGGGATTTTTAGCTTACTTCGTGGCGGCGCTCGAGCTTGCGGGCGGCATCCTGTTGATCATCGGTTTGTTTACTCGTTATGTATCGGCTTTGTTCGTCGTCATGCTGATCGGCGCGATTGTAACGACGAAGCTTTCGTTGGGACTTCTTGGCGACGGTCAAATGGCGGGTTACGAACTGGATCTCGGTTTTATTTTGGTTTCGCTGTACCTTGCGGTCGCAACGGAGTCGTCGTCGCTCTCGATGGACCGTCTTATTATGAACAAGCGTACCGCATAACTTACCGGGAAGGATGATGAGCATGAACTCGGTTTACGAATATGACGTACACTTGCCGGCCAAGATGGACCCGGAGAAGAGATATCCGGTCGTGTTTACGCTGCATGGCAAAGGCTCCAACGAAAGAAACATGTTCGGCTTCGTCGCTCCTTTAGCCGATAATTTCATCATCATAGGCATTCGCGGAAATCTGCCGCTCGGCGCGGGGTATCAGTATTACGATTTGAAAAGCCTGGGCAATCCCGTTCGGGAAATGTTCGACGAAGCGGTAAAACAGCTCGAAGCTTTCATCCAGTACGCGACGGATCGGTATCCGATCGACCCGGACCGACGTTACTTGCTCGGTTTCAGCCAAGGCGCGATTCTATCCATGACGCTTGCGCTTACGATGGGGGATCGGCTCAAAGGAATCGTTGCGCTGAACGGGTATGTTCCTGATTTCGTGAAGGCGGAGTATCCGCTGCGCAGCGTCGGCGACGTCTCCGTATTTGTTTCGCACGGGGAGTACGATTCCGTATTCCCGGTTCGGATCGGCCACGAGACGGCGGCATACTTTAAGGAGCTTACGCCGCGGCTGACGTTCCGGTTGTACCCGACCGACCATGGCGTGTCGGAAGAAAATCAGTTCGATGTATTACAATGGCTTAAGGAAGATGCGAAATGATGCCATCCTATTTCTTCGCGCACGGCGCCCCGTCGATCGTGCTCGAGGACAACGAATATACACGGTTGCTAAGGAACTTTAAAGACCAGACGCCTAAACCGAAAGCGATCGTGCTTTTCTCCGCGCACTGGGAAGAGCCGACCCAGAGCATCGGCGCCGCCGAAACGTATGAGACGATTTACGATTTCGGCGGGTTTCAGGATGAGCTTTACGAGATGACCTATCCGGCCCAAAGCGATCGCTCGCTAAGCGAGCAGGTTCAAGCATTGTTTTCGAAGCACGGCATTCAAAGCGTTCTGAACGAGAGAAGAGGGCTTGACCACGGCGCTTGGGCGGTTTTGAAAATGCTGTACCCGGAAGCGGATATTCCGGTTGTCGCTATGTCGGTCAATCGGTTGCTTTCGAACGAGCAACAGTACAA
This region includes:
- a CDS encoding helix-turn-helix domain-containing protein codes for the protein MDIGSTIRAIRKRKNITIAQICEETGLSQGFMSQMENNKTSPSIATLESIAKALKVPLAYLLLKKEDRMRIVRKEERRMTTSGSEQLKVEHLGSTKNVRMMLVEFPPGTSTGDEPHAHEGEEVHVVMKGRIYAEQGEDAAEFEEGDSFSWNACTPHLVRNIGEDTAVVLISIYTEDESARDLL
- a CDS encoding GMC family oxidoreductase; translated protein: MLQRKYGDEEADVVIVGAGTAGGILSKELAEAGMKVVLLEAGPLYDPQDDFASDELAMTRLGWQETRIVDGKDPLQMGHNNSGRGVGGGSLHWTGVALRFHDADFNARTLDGVADNWPINYWDLEPYYDRIEKEIAVSGPKYFPWGNFHGPYPYPEREPLSPNAYMFRNGCDKLGIRSVVSPLAILSAPFEGRPPCINRGFCNQGCMPNSKYSSLIVHIPKALKAGLELLPDCMVTGIDMGKDGRAQGVTFLHKGKTYRQRAKLVILSAFVVETPRLLLNSATPQFPDGLANSSGWVGKAVMTHSSYDVYGRFDHEIRLYKGTPVLATTQDFYRTDPGQDFVRGYTLHAHGSRPVSFAKAISQHQGGTLWGEELRRTMLDYNHYGRVTMVGEVLPNPDNHVALTDEKDEYGLPRAKVTFSYGDNDKKLIDHAVGKMKSIIEAEGGVPEFVVSDSAHLMGGCRMGEDPDTSVVNSYGQTHDIPNLFVCDASIFVTSGGGNPTETVMALALRTADHIKEKAGKNEL
- a CDS encoding alpha/beta hydrolase; this encodes MNSVYEYDVHLPAKMDPEKRYPVVFTLHGKGSNERNMFGFVAPLADNFIIIGIRGNLPLGAGYQYYDLKSLGNPVREMFDEAVKQLEAFIQYATDRYPIDPDRRYLLGFSQGAILSMTLALTMGDRLKGIVALNGYVPDFVKAEYPLRSVGDVSVFVSHGEYDSVFPVRIGHETAAYFKELTPRLTFRLYPTDHGVSEENQFDVLQWLKEDAK
- a CDS encoding DoxX family protein, whose translation is MTKTAVVSVMMRVAMGIIFLFHGVAKFQMGLGNVDAWFSSIGIPGFLAYFVAALELAGGILLIIGLFTRYVSALFVVMLIGAIVTTKLSLGLLGDGQMAGYELDLGFILVSLYLAVATESSSLSMDRLIMNKRTA
- a CDS encoding DODA-type extradiol aromatic ring-opening family dioxygenase, whose protein sequence is MMPSYFFAHGAPSIVLEDNEYTRLLRNFKDQTPKPKAIVLFSAHWEEPTQSIGAAETYETIYDFGGFQDELYEMTYPAQSDRSLSEQVQALFSKHGIQSVLNERRGLDHGAWAVLKMLYPEADIPVVAMSVNRLLSNEQQYNIGKALAELREQDVLIIGSGGTVHNLRRLNWRSEGIDEWALRFDLWLQDKLESWDTEALFRYRESAPYAEEAVPTSEHFIPLLLAMGTGDSNRQAKLLHRSYQYGNLSLSCWRFH